The Methylobacterium currus genome contains a region encoding:
- the hisS gene encoding histidine--tRNA ligase, translated as MSKPAKAEKAATLKPRLPRGLVDRGPAEIAATNRMLEKIRESFELYGFEAVETPFIEYTEALGKFLPDLDRPNEGVFSFQDDDESWLSLRYDLTAPLARYVAEHFDALPKPYRSYRAGYVFRNEKPGPGRFRQFMQFDADIVGAPTVAADAEICMMAADTLEKVGIGRGDYVVKVNNRKVLDGVMEAIGLGGDDQAGRRLTVLRAIDKLDRLGPDGVRLLLGPGRKDESGDFTKGAGLSDDAIERILRYVSFQAAPTDGGDRLAFWESFFGGWGEVVGSSETGRQGIAELHAIMKLCEAAGYGHDRVRADPSVVRGLEYYTGPVFEAELTFPVVNEDGQTVRFGSVAGGGRYDGLVGRFRSEPVPATGFSVGVSRLFSALQLVRSPIVSGQAAPGPVVVLVLDREETAAYQALVAALRQAGIRSELYLGASGMKAQMKYADRRGAPCVVIQGSDERAKGEVQIKDLIEGAKAAAAIDSNAEWKAARPAQFSVPADEMVARVREVLGRHYGR; from the coding sequence ATGTCCAAGCCCGCGAAGGCCGAGAAGGCCGCCACCCTCAAGCCCCGCCTGCCGCGCGGCCTCGTCGACCGCGGGCCGGCCGAGATCGCCGCCACCAACCGGATGCTGGAGAAGATCCGCGAGAGCTTCGAGCTCTACGGCTTCGAGGCGGTGGAGACCCCCTTCATCGAGTACACCGAGGCGCTCGGCAAGTTCCTGCCTGACCTCGACCGGCCGAACGAGGGCGTGTTCTCGTTCCAGGACGACGACGAATCCTGGCTATCCCTGCGCTACGACCTGACGGCGCCGCTCGCCCGCTACGTCGCCGAGCATTTCGACGCCCTGCCCAAGCCCTATCGCAGCTACCGCGCCGGCTACGTCTTCCGCAACGAGAAGCCGGGCCCGGGCCGCTTCCGCCAGTTCATGCAGTTCGACGCCGACATCGTCGGGGCGCCAACCGTCGCGGCGGATGCCGAGATCTGCATGATGGCCGCCGACACGCTGGAGAAGGTCGGCATCGGCCGCGGCGACTACGTGGTGAAGGTCAACAACCGCAAGGTCCTCGACGGCGTGATGGAGGCGATCGGGCTCGGCGGCGACGACCAGGCCGGCCGGCGCCTCACCGTGCTGCGGGCGATCGACAAGCTCGACCGCCTCGGGCCCGACGGCGTGCGCCTGCTGCTCGGCCCCGGCCGCAAGGACGAGAGCGGCGACTTCACCAAGGGCGCCGGCCTCTCGGACGATGCGATCGAGCGCATCCTGCGCTACGTCTCGTTCCAGGCCGCCCCGACCGACGGCGGCGACCGCCTCGCCTTCTGGGAAAGCTTCTTCGGCGGCTGGGGCGAGGTCGTCGGCTCCTCCGAGACCGGGCGCCAGGGCATCGCCGAGCTGCACGCCATCATGAAGCTGTGCGAGGCGGCGGGCTACGGCCACGACCGCGTGCGGGCCGACCCGTCCGTGGTGCGGGGCCTCGAATACTACACCGGCCCGGTCTTCGAGGCCGAGCTGACCTTCCCGGTCGTCAACGAGGACGGCCAGACCGTACGCTTCGGCTCGGTGGCGGGCGGCGGGCGCTATGACGGCCTCGTCGGCCGCTTCCGCTCCGAGCCGGTGCCGGCGACCGGATTCTCGGTCGGCGTCTCGCGCCTGTTCTCCGCCCTCCAGCTGGTCCGCAGCCCGATCGTGTCGGGTCAGGCCGCGCCCGGCCCGGTGGTGGTACTGGTGCTCGACCGCGAGGAGACCGCCGCCTACCAGGCGCTCGTCGCGGCCTTGCGCCAGGCCGGCATCCGCTCCGAGCTCTATCTCGGCGCCTCCGGCATGAAGGCCCAGATGAAGTACGCCGACCGCCGCGGCGCCCCCTGCGTCGTCATCCAGGGCAGCGACGAGCGGGCGAAGGGCGAGGTCCAGATCAAGGACCTGATCGAGGGCGCGAAGGCGGCCGCGGCAATCGACAGCAACGCCGAGTGGAAGGCCGCCCGGCCGGCTCAGTTCTCCGTGCCGGCGGACGAGATGGTCGCGCGGGTGCGCGAGGTGCTGGGGCGGCATTACGGGAGGTGA
- a CDS encoding TadE/TadG family type IV pilus assembly protein, whose protein sequence is MPQHAIASLFAGRLRESRRTARAWRRVRCLAADGRGSAAVEFALVAMPFLALVGAIIQVAFQIWAAQNFDRAVQNGVRTVLTGQFQLANAGKTDAPTLLANLRATMCGSASANIVTVFDCSKVRIEVATAGTFAGAAPVQPIDTSTGSWSTSFGTNYACAKPGTIVVVTAAVPFPAFFNLLGLVTRQFTSGADNGSGLLTATAVLRTEPYQVTGAGAC, encoded by the coding sequence ATGCCGCAACACGCGATCGCATCTCTTTTCGCAGGCAGACTCCGGGAGAGCCGCCGAACGGCTCGGGCATGGCGACGGGTCCGCTGCCTCGCCGCCGATGGGCGAGGCAGCGCCGCGGTCGAGTTCGCCCTCGTGGCCATGCCCTTCCTCGCCCTCGTCGGGGCGATCATCCAGGTCGCGTTCCAGATCTGGGCCGCCCAGAACTTCGATCGCGCGGTCCAGAACGGCGTCCGGACGGTCCTCACCGGCCAGTTCCAGCTCGCCAATGCCGGGAAGACCGATGCGCCGACGCTGCTCGCCAATCTCAGGGCGACGATGTGCGGATCGGCGTCGGCCAACATCGTGACCGTCTTCGACTGCAGCAAGGTGAGGATCGAGGTGGCGACGGCGGGCACGTTCGCCGGCGCGGCACCGGTCCAGCCGATCGATACCAGCACCGGCTCCTGGAGCACGAGCTTCGGAACGAACTACGCCTGCGCCAAGCCCGGGACCATCGTCGTCGTCACGGCGGCCGTCCCGTTCCCAGCCTTCTTCAACCTGCTCGGCCTGGTCACCCGGCAGTTCACCAGCGGCGCCGACAACGGATCGGGCCTCCTGACCGCGACGGCCGTGCTTCGCACCGAGCCATACCAGGTGACCGGGGCGGGCGCGTGCTGA
- a CDS encoding TadE/TadG family type IV pilus assembly protein, with the protein MAPRLEAAARAAWRRVRHPARGFPGDRGGNLTILFSVLLLPMLIFAGAAIDYGAAMRMETKLQAATDATALLLCQTPLTTTNDDLDALARTTMTGQMGADGLVVDPLSITSNPRQITLTTHKLSTVFFGRITGTRSINPGAQARCATPMPRTFEIALVLDNTGSMSNSGNDGVSKISALRSAAKQFVTYVLNNKSFAADTRIAIVPFSSAVAVDAATYRNASWVDTQGKSPYHWTNFSGTAAAGFQSRFDLFAKLQGVVPSWKWAGCFESLPYPQNVSDMATNGNASLYMPYLAPDEGGAGTPAGYYAVWNGNYSVNSYIDDDDGTTTGTCPKLSSTDGYPTALSRACKYSAPRNARPGSLGELGANGPNFGCTTQPLQRLTRNAAVLTGLIDNMVAGGTTNIHEGLMWGWRTISPKSVFADGAAYGGNTVNKIIVLMTDGANTWLANGSSSSKSLISSNGYFINADGSDPDIHFPPANQNVSTSAQARTALDALTKLACANAKADPANIAIYTIGFSVSSDPIDSQGIDLLKTCASQNQYFQANDSSSLIGAFNAIAASIGKLRLTQ; encoded by the coding sequence ATGGCTCCGCGCCTTGAGGCCGCGGCCCGGGCGGCGTGGCGGCGCGTCCGGCATCCTGCGCGCGGCTTTCCCGGCGATCGCGGAGGCAACCTCACGATCCTGTTCAGCGTCCTCCTGCTGCCGATGCTGATCTTCGCCGGCGCGGCGATCGATTACGGCGCGGCGATGCGGATGGAGACCAAGCTGCAGGCCGCGACCGACGCGACCGCGCTTCTCCTGTGCCAGACGCCGCTGACCACGACGAACGACGACCTCGACGCGCTCGCCCGCACGACCATGACCGGGCAGATGGGGGCGGACGGCCTCGTGGTGGATCCGCTGTCGATCACCAGCAACCCGCGCCAGATCACGCTGACGACGCACAAGCTCTCGACGGTGTTCTTCGGTCGGATCACCGGCACGCGCAGCATCAATCCAGGCGCCCAGGCGCGCTGCGCCACGCCGATGCCGCGGACCTTCGAGATCGCCCTCGTCCTCGACAATACCGGATCGATGAGCAACTCCGGCAACGACGGCGTCTCGAAGATCTCCGCGCTCCGCTCGGCGGCCAAGCAATTCGTCACCTACGTGCTCAACAACAAGAGCTTCGCCGCGGATACTAGAATCGCGATCGTCCCGTTCTCCTCCGCGGTCGCGGTCGATGCCGCCACGTACAGGAATGCGAGCTGGGTCGATACGCAGGGCAAGTCCCCCTATCACTGGACGAATTTCTCCGGGACCGCCGCCGCCGGATTCCAGAGCCGGTTCGACCTCTTCGCGAAGCTGCAAGGGGTGGTGCCGAGCTGGAAATGGGCCGGCTGCTTCGAGTCGCTGCCCTATCCGCAGAACGTGAGCGACATGGCGACGAACGGCAACGCCTCGCTCTACATGCCCTACCTCGCGCCCGATGAGGGCGGCGCGGGGACGCCGGCCGGCTATTACGCGGTCTGGAACGGCAACTACAGCGTCAATAGCTATATCGACGACGACGATGGGACGACCACCGGCACCTGCCCCAAGCTATCCAGCACCGACGGGTACCCGACGGCGCTGAGCCGCGCCTGCAAGTACAGCGCCCCCCGCAATGCGCGGCCAGGCAGCCTGGGCGAACTCGGCGCGAACGGCCCCAACTTCGGTTGCACGACCCAGCCGCTGCAGCGCTTGACGCGAAACGCGGCCGTGCTCACGGGACTGATCGATAACATGGTCGCCGGCGGCACGACGAACATTCACGAAGGGCTGATGTGGGGCTGGCGCACCATCTCCCCCAAGAGCGTCTTCGCCGACGGCGCCGCCTATGGTGGCAACACCGTCAACAAGATCATCGTCCTGATGACCGATGGCGCGAACACGTGGCTGGCGAACGGCTCCTCCTCCAGCAAGTCGTTGATTTCCTCGAACGGGTACTTCATCAATGCGGACGGGAGCGATCCCGACATCCACTTCCCGCCCGCGAACCAGAACGTGTCGACCAGCGCGCAGGCGCGCACCGCCCTCGACGCCCTGACGAAGCTCGCCTGCGCCAACGCGAAGGCGGATCCGGCCAACATCGCGATCTACACGATCGGCTTCAGCGTCTCGTCGGATCCGATCGACTCGCAGGGCATCGACCTGCTCAAGACCTGCGCATCACAGAACCAGTACTTCCAGGCCAACGATTCGAGCAGCCTCATCGGGGCCTTCAACGCGATCGCGGCGAGCATCGGCAAGCTGCGGCTGACGCAGTAA
- a CDS encoding ATP phosphoribosyltransferase regulatory subunit, producing MTGNGAAAPRPAAAHEALLALFEDRGYARVEPPVLQPVEPFLELSGEDIRRRIFITQDGAGAELCLRPEYTIPVGRHHRAVADGQAADYSYLGPVFRLRAAEPDEFHQAGIESIGRADVPAADAEILGLALDGLDRLGRRDGQVRLGDMGLITALLDALNVQPAAKRRTLRAVAAGRSLDEIATPVAVDAAHAGLLSAIQGQDPQGVRAFVEDVLAIAGISRVGGRTAGEIAERFLAKAAAHAEGGAGLGGRAREVLDSYLALTGDPDAAAAAARDLARRAGLDDPRLEAALALFEERNGFIAARGLPLERFVFTGSFARNLDYYTGFIFEVAEAAGDKPLVGGGRYDGLLQHLGSRDALPAVGCSFWLERLGGAC from the coding sequence ATGACGGGTAACGGAGCCGCGGCCCCCCGGCCGGCGGCGGCGCACGAGGCGCTCCTGGCGCTGTTCGAGGACCGGGGCTACGCGCGGGTCGAGCCGCCGGTGCTGCAGCCGGTCGAGCCCTTCCTGGAGCTGTCCGGCGAGGACATCCGCCGCCGCATCTTCATCACCCAGGACGGCGCCGGGGCGGAACTCTGCCTGCGGCCCGAATACACGATCCCGGTCGGGCGCCACCACCGTGCCGTCGCCGACGGGCAGGCGGCCGATTACAGCTATCTCGGCCCGGTCTTCCGCCTGCGGGCCGCGGAGCCCGACGAGTTCCACCAGGCCGGCATCGAATCGATCGGCCGGGCCGACGTGCCGGCGGCCGATGCCGAGATCCTCGGCCTCGCCCTCGACGGGCTCGACCGGCTCGGGCGCCGCGACGGCCAGGTGCGCCTCGGCGATATGGGGCTGATCACCGCGCTCCTCGACGCGCTGAACGTCCAGCCGGCGGCCAAGCGCCGGACGCTGCGGGCAGTGGCCGCCGGCCGCTCCCTCGACGAGATCGCCACCCCCGTGGCGGTCGACGCGGCCCATGCGGGCCTTCTCTCCGCCATCCAGGGCCAGGACCCGCAAGGCGTCCGCGCCTTCGTCGAGGACGTGCTCGCCATCGCCGGCATCAGCCGGGTCGGCGGCCGCACCGCCGGGGAGATCGCCGAGCGCTTCCTCGCCAAGGCGGCGGCCCATGCCGAGGGCGGCGCCGGGCTCGGCGGACGTGCCCGCGAGGTGCTCGATTCCTATCTCGCCCTCACGGGTGACCCCGACGCCGCGGCGGCGGCCGCCCGCGACCTCGCCCGCCGGGCCGGCCTCGACGATCCGCGGCTGGAGGCGGCGCTCGCCCTGTTCGAGGAGCGCAACGGCTTCATCGCCGCCCGCGGCCTGCCGCTCGAGCGCTTCGTGTTCACCGGCAGCTTCGCCCGCAACCTCGACTATTATACCGGCTTCATCTTCGAGGTCGCGGAGGCGGCGGGGGACAAGCCCCTCGTCGGCGGCGGGCGCTACGACGGCCTGCTCCAGCATCTCGGCAGCCGGGACGCCCTGCCCGCCGTGGGCTGCTCGTTCTGGCTCGAACGCTTAGGGGGCGCGTGCTGA
- the hisG gene encoding ATP phosphoribosyltransferase produces MTASPLDGPLVLAVPSKGRLQENAAAFFGRAGLTLAQTSGARDYRGRLKGVDGVEVRFLSASEIAGQLASGAAHLGITGEDLIRETLPDAAGQVELLTPLGFGQATVVVAVPQAWIDVRSMSDLDEVASDMRVRHGKRLRIATKYVNLTRRFFYEHGIADYRIVESLGATEGAPASGSAEIIVDITTTGATLAANALKILDDGVILRSEANLVASLAASWSETPRRAVQAVLGRISAEERARTTREVRAGMPASGEIDLAALAALHEAELPYGAPEGRGEIVLRCPADAVFGLADALVQAGAQAVSVRRIDYAFAAENPLVERLLGRL; encoded by the coding sequence ATGACCGCAAGCCCCCTCGACGGCCCTCTGGTCCTGGCGGTGCCCTCGAAGGGCCGCCTGCAGGAGAACGCCGCCGCCTTCTTCGGCCGCGCCGGCCTGACGCTCGCCCAGACCAGCGGCGCCCGCGACTATCGCGGCCGGCTGAAAGGCGTGGACGGGGTCGAGGTGCGCTTCCTCTCGGCCTCCGAGATCGCCGGCCAGCTCGCGAGCGGGGCAGCCCATCTCGGCATCACCGGCGAGGACCTGATCCGCGAGACCCTGCCGGACGCCGCCGGCCAGGTCGAGCTCCTGACGCCGCTCGGCTTCGGCCAGGCCACCGTGGTGGTGGCGGTGCCCCAGGCCTGGATCGACGTGCGCTCGATGAGCGACCTCGACGAGGTGGCGAGCGACATGCGGGTGCGCCATGGCAAGCGCCTGCGCATCGCCACCAAGTACGTCAACCTGACCCGGCGCTTCTTCTACGAGCACGGCATCGCCGATTACCGCATCGTCGAGAGCTTAGGGGCCACGGAAGGCGCGCCCGCCTCCGGCAGCGCCGAGATCATCGTCGACATCACCACCACGGGCGCCACGCTCGCCGCCAACGCGCTGAAGATCCTCGACGACGGGGTGATCCTGCGCTCGGAGGCGAACCTCGTCGCCTCGCTCGCTGCCTCCTGGAGCGAGACCCCGCGCCGCGCCGTGCAGGCGGTGCTCGGCCGCATCAGCGCCGAGGAGCGGGCCCGCACCACCCGCGAGGTCCGGGCCGGGATGCCGGCCTCCGGCGAGATCGACCTCGCGGCGCTGGCCGCCCTGCACGAGGCCGAATTGCCCTACGGGGCCCCGGAAGGACGGGGTGAGATCGTGCTGCGCTGCCCCGCCGACGCAGTGTTCGGCCTCGCCGACGCGCTGGTGCAGGCCGGGGCCCAGGCGGTCAGCGTGCGCCGCATCGACTACGCCTTCGCGGCGGAGAACCCGCTGGTGGAGCGGCTGCTCGGGCGGCTCTGA
- the hemA gene encoding 5-aminolevulinate synthase encodes MPETRPETRQSATDYQALFRGALARLHGERRYRVFADIERINGRFPTALWRRPDASTREITVWCSNDYLGMGQHPAVVSALTETARRCGVGAGGTRNIAGNNSPLVDLERELADLHGKESGLVFTSGYVSNQAGISTIAKLIPDCLILSDAFNHNSMIEGVRQSGCDKQIFRHNDLAHLEELLIAAGDRPKLIAFESVYSMDGDVAPIGRICDLAERYGAMTYLDEVHAVGLYGPRGAGIAERDRVMHRVDVIEGTLAKGFGCVGGYITGSAALCDAVRSHAPGFIFTTALPPAIAAAAIASIRHLKQSGTEREAHQRQAARTKAALLDAGLPVLATDTHIVPVMVGDAEACKAAADRLLERHGIYIQPINYPTVPRGTERLRITPSPFHGEAQIAALTEALVEVWDALSLPRAGTVFVEAAE; translated from the coding sequence ATGCCCGAGACCCGGCCCGAGACCCGTCAGAGCGCGACCGACTACCAGGCCCTCTTCCGCGGCGCCCTCGCGCGCCTGCACGGCGAGCGCCGCTACCGCGTCTTCGCCGATATCGAGCGCATCAACGGCCGCTTCCCCACCGCCCTGTGGCGCCGGCCGGACGCCTCCACCCGCGAGATCACCGTGTGGTGCTCGAACGATTATCTGGGCATGGGCCAGCACCCGGCCGTGGTGAGCGCGCTCACCGAGACGGCGCGGCGCTGCGGCGTCGGCGCCGGCGGCACCCGCAACATCGCCGGCAACAACTCGCCGCTCGTCGACCTCGAGCGCGAGCTCGCCGACCTTCACGGCAAGGAGTCGGGCCTCGTCTTCACCTCCGGCTACGTCTCGAACCAGGCCGGCATCTCGACGATCGCCAAGCTGATCCCGGACTGCCTGATCCTGTCGGACGCCTTCAACCACAACTCGATGATCGAGGGCGTGCGCCAGTCCGGCTGCGACAAGCAGATCTTTCGCCATAACGACCTCGCCCACCTCGAAGAGCTGCTGATCGCGGCCGGCGACCGGCCGAAGCTGATCGCCTTCGAGAGCGTCTACTCGATGGACGGCGACGTGGCGCCGATCGGCAGGATCTGCGACCTCGCGGAACGCTACGGCGCCATGACCTACCTCGACGAGGTCCACGCGGTCGGCCTCTACGGGCCGCGGGGCGCCGGCATCGCCGAGCGCGACCGGGTGATGCACCGGGTCGACGTGATCGAGGGCACGCTCGCCAAGGGCTTCGGCTGCGTCGGCGGCTACATCACCGGCTCGGCGGCGCTCTGCGACGCGGTGCGCAGCCATGCCCCCGGCTTCATCTTCACCACCGCCCTGCCCCCGGCCATCGCCGCCGCCGCCATCGCGTCGATCCGCCACCTGAAGCAATCCGGCACCGAGCGCGAGGCGCACCAGCGCCAGGCCGCCCGCACCAAGGCGGCGCTTCTCGACGCCGGCCTGCCGGTGCTCGCCACCGACACCCACATCGTGCCGGTGATGGTGGGCGATGCGGAAGCCTGCAAGGCGGCGGCCGACCGGCTGCTGGAGCGCCACGGCATCTACATCCAGCCGATCAACTATCCGACCGTGCCCCGCGGCACCGAGCGCCTGCGCATCACCCCCTCCCCGTTCCACGGCGAGGCGCAGATCGCGGCGCTGACCGAGGCGCTGGTGGAGGTGTGGGACGCGCTCTCCCTTCCGCGGGCCGGGACGGTGTTCGTCGAGGCGGCGGAGTAG
- the murA gene encoding UDP-N-acetylglucosamine 1-carboxyvinyltransferase yields MDRIHIVGGQPLHGIIPISGAKNAALPLMIASLLTGETLELSNVPRLADVASLLRILGNHGVDHMVVGKRPGQTTEAGQTIRLTASNVIDTTAPYDLVSTMRASFWVIAPLLARFGEARVSLPGGCAIGTRPVDLLLMALETLGATIEIDGGYAVARTKNGLRGGEIIFPKVTVGGTHVALMAAVLAHGTTVIENAAREPEVVDLAACLSRMGARIEGAGTPRIVIEGVSRLSGARHAVLPDRIETGTYAMAVAMTGGDVTLENTRADLLHSALDILATTGTEVTPLDHGIRVRRNGHGVAAVDVTTDPFPGFPTDLQAQFMALMTKAKGQSRIRETIFENRFMHVQELARLGARIRLEGDVAVVEGVERLKGAPVMATDLRASVSLVIAGLAAEGETQINRVYHLDRGFEALEAKLVRCGAEIRRERV; encoded by the coding sequence ATGGATCGCATCCACATCGTCGGCGGCCAGCCGCTTCACGGCATCATCCCGATCTCGGGCGCCAAGAACGCGGCCCTGCCGCTGATGATCGCCAGCCTGCTCACCGGCGAGACGCTGGAACTGTCGAACGTGCCCCGGCTCGCCGACGTCGCCTCGCTCCTGCGCATCCTCGGCAATCACGGCGTCGACCACATGGTGGTCGGCAAGCGCCCGGGCCAGACCACCGAGGCCGGCCAGACGATCCGGCTCACCGCCTCGAACGTCATCGACACCACGGCGCCCTACGACCTGGTCTCGACCATGCGGGCGAGCTTCTGGGTGATCGCGCCGCTGCTCGCCCGCTTCGGCGAGGCGCGGGTGTCGCTGCCGGGCGGCTGCGCCATCGGCACGCGCCCGGTCGACCTCCTGCTGATGGCCCTGGAGACGCTCGGCGCCACGATCGAGATCGACGGCGGCTACGCGGTGGCGCGCACGAAGAACGGCCTGCGCGGCGGCGAGATCATTTTTCCGAAGGTCACGGTCGGCGGCACCCACGTCGCCCTGATGGCGGCGGTGCTGGCCCACGGCACCACGGTGATCGAGAACGCCGCCCGCGAGCCGGAGGTGGTGGACCTCGCCGCCTGCCTCTCCCGGATGGGCGCCCGGATCGAGGGCGCCGGCACGCCCCGCATCGTGATCGAGGGCGTGTCGCGCCTCTCGGGCGCCCGCCACGCGGTGCTGCCCGACCGGATCGAGACCGGCACCTACGCCATGGCGGTGGCGATGACCGGCGGCGACGTGACGCTCGAGAACACCCGCGCCGACCTCCTGCACAGCGCCCTCGACATCCTGGCCACCACCGGCACCGAGGTGACGCCGCTCGATCACGGCATCCGGGTGCGGCGCAACGGCCACGGCGTGGCGGCGGTCGACGTCACCACCGATCCGTTCCCGGGCTTCCCGACCGATCTCCAGGCCCAGTTCATGGCCCTGATGACCAAGGCGAAGGGCCAGTCGCGCATCCGCGAGACGATCTTCGAGAACCGCTTCATGCACGTGCAGGAGCTGGCGCGCCTCGGCGCCAGGATCCGGCTCGAGGGCGACGTCGCGGTGGTCGAGGGCGTCGAGCGCCTGAAGGGCGCCCCCGTGATGGCGACCGACCTGCGCGCCTCGGTGTCGCTGGTGATCGCCGGCCTCGCCGCCGAGGGCGAGACCCAGATCAACCGGGTCTACCATCTCGACCGCGGCTTCGAGGCGCTGGAGGCCAAGCTCGTGCGCTGCGGCGCCGAGATCCGGCGCGAGCGGGTGTAA
- a CDS encoding helix-turn-helix domain-containing protein encodes MIRLSTGFERVARDIFERTLPALKEAEAHAQGETPPGLIIRVPDAIDVAEIRRQTGKAQTAFAASIGVPVATLRQGEHHRRQPQGPARVLLALIEKNPRLVEDMLGQPE; translated from the coding sequence ATGATCCGCCTCAGCACCGGGTTCGAGCGCGTGGCCAGAGACATATTCGAGAGGACTTTGCCGGCCTTGAAGGAAGCCGAGGCTCACGCACAGGGTGAAACGCCTCCAGGCCTGATCATCCGTGTTCCCGATGCGATTGACGTCGCCGAAATCCGTCGTCAGACCGGAAAGGCACAGACGGCCTTCGCGGCAAGCATCGGGGTTCCGGTCGCGACGCTTCGGCAGGGGGAGCACCATCGGCGGCAGCCGCAGGGCCCTGCGCGCGTGCTGCTGGCCCTCATCGAGAAAAATCCGAGGTTGGTGGAGGACATGCTCGGCCAGCCGGAGTGA
- a CDS encoding TadE/TadG family type IV pilus assembly protein → MLRSAFLRDRRGTAMTEFALLLPVMLALLAGMSELSRAFDHWRKLTLLARTVADLVSQGDSQNPFATAAMTDILAVAPRVLRPFGASGVQIAVSALGVDPAKFQLVPQVCSATASGTAARALGPAKDLTVPPGYQTPGMRYVLVEVKGTYAPMIGGALVKLVNGVSSEITLSASVPWPVRGGQIYGTNTFTEVVLPGTNPKACDGSAP, encoded by the coding sequence GTGCTGAGATCCGCCTTCCTGCGCGACCGGCGCGGCACCGCCATGACCGAATTCGCCCTGCTGCTGCCGGTCATGCTGGCCCTGCTCGCCGGCATGTCGGAGCTGTCCCGCGCGTTCGACCACTGGCGCAAGCTCACGCTGCTCGCCCGGACCGTCGCCGACCTCGTGTCCCAGGGCGATTCGCAGAACCCGTTCGCCACGGCGGCGATGACCGACATCCTCGCCGTCGCCCCGCGGGTGCTGCGCCCGTTCGGCGCCTCCGGCGTGCAGATCGCCGTGAGCGCGCTCGGCGTCGACCCCGCCAAGTTCCAGCTCGTGCCGCAGGTCTGCTCGGCCACGGCCTCCGGAACCGCGGCGCGCGCGCTCGGTCCCGCCAAGGACCTGACCGTGCCGCCCGGCTACCAGACGCCGGGCATGCGCTACGTCCTCGTCGAGGTGAAGGGCACCTACGCCCCGATGATCGGCGGCGCCCTGGTCAAGCTCGTCAACGGCGTCAGCAGCGAGATCACGCTCTCCGCCAGTGTCCCATGGCCCGTTCGAGGCGGCCAGATCTATGGAACGAACACCTTCACGGAAGTCGTCCTGCCCGGCACGAACCCGAAAGCCTGCGATGGCTCCGCGCCTTGA